A single window of Channa argus isolate prfri chromosome 12, Channa argus male v1.0, whole genome shotgun sequence DNA harbors:
- the LOC137138029 gene encoding chymotrypsinogen A-like encodes MMLQTHICGNPLLNNKIVGGQDAIPGSWPWQAALFKSGSLFCGGSLINSQWVLTAAHCFPRTTTTGLVVYLGRQSLASSTPNEVSRTVAQVIKHASYDPNTMDNDITLLKLSSAVTFTNYILPVCLAATNSTFYSGTNVWITGWGDTEDGVLSNNLREAEVPIVGNRQCNCDYGFNSITENMMCAGLRAGGKDTCQGDSGGPLVSKQNGRWVQGGITSYGAGCALPEIPGVYTRVSQYQSWIKTQITSNQPGFVTFTSSGTDSDLSAPCSTVPPIVTLPAQPTAQLCGRTTINTRIIGGQDVVHGNWPWQAIVTSSSFFCGGSLINNQWVLTAAHCSPR; translated from the exons ATGATGCTGCAAACTCACA TTTGTGGTAATCCGCTGTTAAACAACAAGATCGTTGGAGGACAGGATGCCATTCCAGGCAGCTGGCCCTGGCAGGCTGCTCTGTTCAAGAGCGGGAGTCTCTTCTGTGGAGGATCCCTCATTAATAGTCAGTGGGTGCTGACAGCTGCTCACTGCTTCCCTCG caccaccaccactggTCTGGTGGTGTATCTGGGTCGCCAGAGTTTAGCATCATCAACCCCCAATGAGGTGTCTCGGACAGTAGCACAGGTCATCAAACATGCCAGCTACGACCCCAATACAATGGACAATGACATCACCCTCCTGAAACTCTCTTCAGCTGTGACTTTTACCAACTACATCCTCCCCGTCTGCCTGGCAGCCACAAACAGCACTTTCTACAGCGGCACCAATGTCTGGATCACTGGCTGGGGTGATACTGAGGATGGAG TGCTGTCAAACAACCTAAGGGAGGCTGAGGTTCCCATTGTGGGGAACAGACAGTGTAACTGTGACTATGGATTCAACAGTATCACAGAAAACATGATGTGTGCTGGGTTACGTGCTGGAGGGAAGGACACCTGTCAG GGGGACTCTGGTGGTCCACTGGTGAGCAAACAGAACGGTCGCTGGGTCCAGGGGGGAATTACCAGCTATGGAGCAGGATGTGCTCTGCCTGAAATACCAGGGGTCTACACCAGAGTGTCCCAGTACCAGTCCTGGATCAAAACCCAGATCACCAGCAACCAGCCGGGCTTTGTCACCTTCACGTCCAGTGGGACAGACAGTGACCTCAGTGCCCCCTGTTCAACAGTTCCTCCAATTGTGACCCTTCCTGCACAACCCACAGCCCAAT tgtgtggtCGAACTACGATCAACACCAGGATTATTGGAGGACAGGACGTCGTTCACGGTAACTGGCCCTGGCAGGCCATTGTGACCAGTAGTTCATTTTTCTGTGGAGGATCCCTCATTAACAATCAGTGGGTGCTGACTGCTGCTCACTGCTCCCCAAGGTGA
- the LOC137137346 gene encoding transmembrane protease serine 9-like — protein sequence MASYKVMSVVTLLTLLTPESFSQQDVCGQAVLNTRIVGGQSASPGSWPWQVGLFSNGGRCGGSLINNQWVLTAAHCFSSTDPSGLIVLLGGQSLAALGPNAVLLRVTQIINHPNYNPSTMENDISLLKLSSPVNFNNYILPVCLAASNSTFYRGTDTWAAGWGNIASGVPPPAPYNLMEVEVPVVGNRQCNCDYGVGTITDNMMCAGVTAGGKDTCEGDDGGPLVSKQNGRWIQGGITSFGIGCALPNLPGIYTRVSRYQSWISNLITSDPPGFVTFTSTGTDSDLNVTCPTLPPPVPLAPATTAELCGKAGFNTRIIGGQEAPPGNWPWQAAIYTNGNGFCGGSLINNQWVLTAAHCFPSNSTSNVVVYLGNQRLITLSPYKDVRTVTQIINHPNYNPRTADNDISLLKLSSPVNFTTYLLPVCLAASNSTFYNSTDTWATGWGVTESGASPAIPYNLREVEVPIVGNRQCNCNYGVGTITDNMMCAGLSTGGKDTCERDDGGPLVSKQNGRWIQAGITSFGIGCALPNLPGIYTRVSQYQSWIKSKITSDPPGFVTFTSSGTDNDLNVTCPTLPPPVPLAPATTAELCGKAGFNTRIIGGQEAPPGNWPWQAGIYTNGNGFCGGSLINNQWVLTAAHCFPSNSTSNVVVYLGNQRLITLSPYKDVRTVTQIINHPNYNPRTADNDISLLKLSSPVNFTTYLLPVCLAASNSTFYNSTDTWATGWGVTESGASPAIPYNLREVEVPIVGNRQCNCNYGVGTITDNMMCAGLSTGGKDTCERDDGGPLVSKQNGRWIQAGITSFGIGCALPNLPGVYTRVSQYQSWIKSKITSDPPGFVTFTSSGTDSDLNVTCPTLPPPVPLPPATTAELCGQTGFNTRIVGGQEAPPGNWPWQAAIFINGTGFCGGSLINKQWVLTAAHCFPSNSTSNVFVYLGNQRVLTFSPYKVVQKVTQIINHPNYKPSTGENDIALLKLSSPVNFTTYLFPVCLAASGSTFYNGTNAWVTGWGDIGNGVFLPAPFNLREVEVPVVGNRQCNCGYEVGSITDNMMCAGFSAGGKGPCEGDDGGPLVTKQNGRWILGGIVSSANGCSNTKLPGIYTRVSRYQSWINSTITSDSPGFVTFTSSGTDGDLNITCLTFTPPTVTAKPVVCGQAPLSSRILGGSSVATAGEWPWMVSLQKNGSHVCGGTLVAVDSVLSNADCFSSSRRASDWTVVLGRLKQNGSNPFEVTLNVTNIILSNLTGSNVAVLRLATPPTLSNYIQPICLDNRGTFSVGSTCWAAGWSSGRGGVEQVLQAIQTSVVNCGNTTSDSICTTSFMLEQGDSGGPLMCKQDGSWFQAAVLTVGNSTTIQTRETIMAFPSVNRFKVFLLQTIGGFLSPPSTVNTTVNATQTSSGGPTSQCAFFFHLLIFSMFLHFFV from the exons ATGGCTTCTTACAAAGTGATGAGTGTGGTGACTCTGCTGACTCTGCTGACACCAG agtCCTTCTCACAGCAGGATG tgtgtggtCAGGCTGTGTTAAACACCAGGATTGTTGGAGGACAGAGTGCGTCTCCGGGGAGCTGGCCCTGGCAGGTCGGTCTGTTCAGTAATGGAGGTCGTTGTGGAGGATCCCTGATTAATAATCAGTGGGTGTTGACTGCTGCTCACTGCTTCTCAAG CACTGACCCAAGTGGCCTGATTGTCCTACTGGGTGGTCAGAGTTTAGCAGCTTTAGGTCCCAATGCGGTTCTTCTAAGGGTAACACAGATCATCAACCATCCCAACTACAACCCCAGTACAATGGAAAATGACATCTCCCTCCTGAAACTCTCCTCACCGGTGAATTTCAACAACTACATTCTGCCCGTCTGCCTGGCAGCTTCAAACAGCACCTTCTACAGGGGCACTGACACCTGGGCCGCTGGATGGGGCAACATTGCATCAGGAG ttcctcctcctgctccatACAACCTAATGGAGGTTGAAGTTCCAGTTGTGGGGAACAGACAGTGTAACTGTGACTATGGAGTGGGAACAATCACAGACAACATGATGTGTGCTGGAGTTACTGCTGGAGGGAAGGACACGTGTGAG GGGGACGATGGTGGTCCACTGGTGAGCAAGCAGAACGGTCGCTGGATCCAGGGGGGAATTACAAGTTTTGGAATAGGTTGTGCTCTGCCTAATTTACCAGGAATCTACACCAGAGTGTCCCGGTACCAGTCCTGGATCAGCAACCTGATCACCAGTGACCCACCAGGCTTTGTCACCTTCACGTCCACTGGGACTGACAGTGACCTTAATGTCACCTGTCCAACCCTGCCCCCACCTGTACCCCTCGCTCCAGCTACTACAGCTGAAT TATGTGGTAAGGCCGGATTCAACACCAGGATTATTGGAGGACAGGAGGCTCCTCCAGGGAACTGGCCCTGGCAGGCTGCTATCTACACCAATGGGAATGGCTTCTGTGGAGGATCCCTGATCAACAATCAGTGGGTGCTGACTGCTGCTCACTGCTTCCCAAG CAACAGCACAAGTAATGTGGTGGTGTATCTGGGAAACCAGAGACTAATAACATTGAGCCCCTATAAGGATGTGCGGACAGTAACACAGATCATCAACCATCCCAACTACAACCCCAGAACAGCCGACAACGACATCTCCCTCCTGAAACTCTCCTCGCCGGTGAATTTCACCACTTACCTTCTGCCCGTCTGCCTGGCAGCTTCAAACAGCACCTTTTACAACAGCACTGACACCTGGGCCACTGGATGGGGCGTCACCGAAAGTGGAG CTTCCCCTGCCATTCCATACAACCTAAGGGAGGTTGAAGTGCCAATTGTGGGGAACAGACAGTGTAACTGCAACTATGGAGTGGGAACAATCACAGACAACATGATGTGTGCTGGGTTATCTACTGGAGGGAAGGACACGTGTGAG AGGGACGACGGTGGTCCACTGGTGAGCAAGCAGAACGGTCGCTGGATCCAGGCGGGAATTACAAGTTTTGGAATAGGTTGTGCTCTGCCTAATTTACCAGGAATCTACACCAGAGTGTCCCAGTACCAGTCCTGGATCAAAAGCAAAATCACCAGTGACCCACCAGGGTTTGTCACCTTCACATCCAGTGGGACTGACAATGACCTTAATGTCACCTGTCCAACCCTGCCCCCACCTGTACCCCTCGCTCCAGCTACTACAGCTGAAT TATGTGGTAAGGCCGGATTCAACACCAGGATTATTGGAGGACAGGAGGCTCCTCCAGGGAACTGGCCCTGGCAGGCTGGTATCTACACCAATGGGAATGGCTTCTGTGGAGGATCCCTGATCAACAATCAGTGGGTGCTGACTGCTGCTCACTGCTTCCCAAG CAACAGCACAAGTAATGTGGTGGTGTATCTGGGAAACCAGAGACTAATAACATTGAGCCCCTATAAGGATGTGCGGACAGTAACACAGATCATCAACCATCCCAACTACAACCCCAGAACAGCCGACAACGACATCTCCCTCCTGAAACTCTCCTCGCCGGTGAATTTCACCACTTACCTTCTGCCCGTCTGCCTGGCAGCTTCAAACAGCACCTTTTACAACAGCACTGACACCTGGGCCACTGGATGGGGCGTCACCGAAAGTGGAG CTTCCCCTGCCATTCCATACAACCTAAGGGAGGTTGAAGTGCCAATTGTGGGGAACAGACAGTGTAACTGTAACTATGGAGTGGGAACAATCACAGACAACATGATGTGTGCTGGGTTATCTACTGGAGGGAAGGACACGTGTGAG AGGGACGATGGTGGTCCACTGGTGAGCAAGCAGAACGGTCGCTGGATCCAGGCGGGAATTACAAGTTTTGGAATAGGTTGTGCTCTGCCTAATTTACCAGGAGTTTACACCAGAGTGTCCCAGTACCAGTCCTGGATCAAAAGCAAAATCACCAGTGACCCACCAGGATTTGTCACCTTCACATCCAGTGGGACTGACAGTGACCTTAATGTCACCTGTCCAACCCTGCCCCCACCTGTACCCCTCCCTCCAGCTACTACAGCTGAAT TGTGTGGTCAGACTGGGTTCAACACCAGGATTGTTGGAGGACAGGAGGCTCCTCCAGGGAACTGGCCCTGGCAGGCTGCAATTTTTATCAATGGGACTGGCTTCTGTGGAGGATCCCTGATCAACAAACAGTGGGTGCTGACTGCTGCTCACTGCTTCCCAAG CAACAGCACAAGCAATGTGTTCGTGTATCTGGGAAACCAAAGAGTATTAACATTCAGCCCTTATAAGGTGGTTCAGAAGGTGACACAGATCATCAATCATCCAAACTACAAACCCAGTACTGGTGAAAATGACATCGCCCTACTGAAACTGTCCTCACCAGTGAATTTCACAACCTACCTTTTCCCTGTCTGCCTGGCAGCCTCGGGCAGCACCTTCTACAATGGGACCAATGCCTGGGTAACTGGATGGGGCGACATTGGAAATGGAG TATTCCTGCCTGCCCCATTCAACCTGAGGGAGGTTGAAGTTCCAGTTGTGGGGAACAGACAGTGTAACTGTGGCTATGAAGTGGGATCAATCACAGACAACATGATGTGTGCTGGGTTTAGTGCTGGGGGCAAGGGACCTTGTGAG GGGGATGATGGTGGTCCACTGGTGACCAAGCAGAACGGTCGCTGGATCCTAGGGGGAATTGTGAGCTCTGCAAATGGCTGTAGTAACACTAAATTACCAGGAATCTACACAAGAGTGTCCCGGTACCAGTCCTGGATCAACAGCACAATCACCAGTGACTCACCGGGCTTCGTCACCTTCACGTCCAGTGGGACTGATGGTGACCTTAACATCACGTGTCTAACCTTCACCCCCCCAACAGTCACAGCCAAAC cTGTGGTCTGTGGCCAGGCCCCGCTGAGTTCTCGCATCCTGGGAGGAAGCTCGGTGGCTACAGCTGGTGAGTGGCCGTGGATGGTGAGCCTACAGAAGAATGGGAGTCATGTGTGTGGAGGGACTCTGGTGGCCGTGGATTCTGTGCTGAGCAACGCAGACTGTTTCTCAAG TTCACGCAGAGCATCTGACTGGACCGTGGTCCTGGGTCGTCTGAAACAGAACGGCTCCAACCCGTTTGAGGTGACACTGAATGTTACAAACATCATTCTGAGCAACCTGACAGGGTCTAATGTAGCAGTGCTGCGTTTGGCGACCCCCCCCACCCTGTCCAACTACATCCAGCCCATCTGTCTGGACAACAGAGGAACCTTCAGTGTGGGCTCCACGTGCTGGGCTGCAGGATGGAGCTCTGGGCGAGGAGGGG TGGAACAAGTTCTGCAGGCGATCCAGACCTCTGTGGTGAACTGTGGGAACACAACGAGTGACAGCATTTGTACAACATCTTTTATGCTGGAGCAG GGGGATTCTGGGGGTCCACTGATGTGTAAGCAGGACGGCTCTTGGTTCCAGGCTGCGGTGTTAACAGTTGGCAACAGCACCACCATTCAAACACGAGAAACTATAATGGCCTTTCCCAGCGTGAACCGCTTTAAGGTCTTCCTGCTTCAGACAATTGGGGGATTTTTGTCTCCACCCTCCACCGTCAACACCACTGTGAATGCCACCCAGACGTCCAGCGGGGGTCCTACTTCTCAGTGCGCCTTCTTCTTCCATCTCCTCATCTTCTCCATGTTTCTCCACTTTTTCGTATAG